Below is a genomic region from Spiroplasma endosymbiont of Dioctria linearis.
TAATGGATTTTGAAATTATTGTTATTGGTGGGGGACCTTCAGCATTAGGAAAAAATTTAATAACTATTATTAAAGATATATTAAAAGACTATTTACTTCCAAGTTTTTATAAAAAGTTAGATTTAAGAATAGCAAAATTAGGAAATGATGCTGGAATTTGAGGAAGATATTATTGATCAAAAGAAAAGTTTAAAAATGATTATCCAATATAAATTATTGTATTTTTAAATTGTTATTAAATATTATGGTTTTTTATAAGAAAGGATAAAGTTTAGTGGAGGAAAAAAATAAGAACAAAGTTGATAGTAATAAAGTGCTTGTTCTAAAAGATGTTACAAAAAAATTTGGGGACATCCTAGCTTTAAAGGGTGTAAGTTTAAATGCCTATAGAGGAAAGTGTATGGGAGTTCTTGGAGAAAATGGAGCTGGAAAATCTACATTAATGAACATAATATCAGGAGTCTATAAAAAAACTAGTGGTTATATGGAATATAACTTTAAGAAATATGAACCCAGAAATATTAAAGAAGCAGAAAATAATGGAGTTATCATAATTCATCAAGAGTTAAGTACTATTAATGAAATGACAGTAATGGATAATATTTTTTTAGGATCAGAAATTAAAAGTAGATTAGGTTTTATTAAATTTAAAGAGCAAGAAAAAATTATTAATAAAATATTTGAAG
It encodes:
- a CDS encoding ATP-binding cassette domain-containing protein — translated: MEEKNKNKVDSNKVLVLKDVTKKFGDILALKGVSLNAYRGKCMGVLGENGAGKSTLMNIISGVYKKTSGYMEYNFKKYEPRNIKEAENNGVIIIHQELSTINEMTVMDNIFLGSEIKSRLGFIKFKEQEKIINKIFEELKIYISPYQKIATLSIAEQQLIEITKAVIRNANVIIMDEPTSSLSNSETMKLFEIIKKMKKQNKAIIYISHRLQEIPIVCEYMTIIRDGKFINEYKVGEISENEIIAKMVGRNIKEKFPQKIFAKKTKIC